In Cucurbita pepo subsp. pepo cultivar mu-cu-16 chromosome LG04, ASM280686v2, whole genome shotgun sequence, the following are encoded in one genomic region:
- the LOC111792358 gene encoding formin-like protein 20 isoform X3, producing the protein MALFRRFFYRKPPDRLLEISERVYVFDCCFSTEVLEEEEYKVYLDGIVAQLQSHFPDASFMVFNFTEGGKRSQVSDVLSQYDMTVMDYPRQYEGCPLLPLEMVHHFLRSSESWLSLQGQQNVLLMHCERGGWPVLAFMLAGLLLYRKQYSGEQKTLEMVYKQAPKELLHLLSPLNPQPSQLRYLQYISRRNLGSDWPPADTPLVLDCLILRVLPLFDGGKGCRPLVRVYGQDPSIPANRTSKLLFSTSINRKHIRNYQQEECMLVKVDINCHIQGDVVVECIHLDEDLVHEKMMFRVMFHTTFVRSNIIMLNRDEVDVLWDARDQLPKDFRVEALFLGADADVVVPNLTTTFDDEDEYEAGVASPEEFFEVEEIFSNAMDGQEAKGSYHPQLINRADRKADWKEDFDPPAFQDCATDDGNLKHVKKSDFDAVKDIAVDDVKYKLDENIYSDLNAVKDIAVDDGDMNSNSFLVAAANVLTHVKAQGLVDAAYGKVEDNEEKDDGRDAAPAKLENKVLQKKLSADGSRQKSEKLQTPIPKKQPIPSGKPTTDMVSAKQKVKQQETQGFSAKQAKPNAASRWIPPNKGSYMNSMHVSYPPSRYNSAPAALASIAPSKDTSANSKTKGAATLDSLVSTYLFSERKDQKVDSVRSSHSAPGELMHGAPSPVESIEEADSSSETPKPSQSDSQLEVTPPPLPTKPPSPHLPSLPRANAIPPPPPPPPPSLHHMESTYSVPPLSVSLAPPPIANSSKAATPPLPPPPPFSRQNSEMLLPISSTQSSWEQRYSSVSSVKVAGSVPPPPAPPSRPRPHSLAMPSTLKNIASIPRVPVVSPPSAFLSLAYKGILLSSPPPPPLSRIHELLAPPSSPHLPAPICGGKTPPPITSVHSAPPPPSMQGALPSPSPGEGTPPPPTHGVSPTLPLLHGAPQPPSPPPPPPPSIYGAPPPPPLPMFGAPPPLIPPMQMQRRPPTPPPSPPMHGSPPPMNATPPPPIRGASPPPPPPLMHVAPLPSPPPPMLGNPPPPPPPPPPMHGNPPPPLPPPPMHGAPPPPPPPPPMHGNPPPPSPPPPMHGTPPPPSPPPPMHGNPPPPTPPPPPPPSAGDGGAPPPPPPPGGGGVPVPPPPPWGGGAPAPPPPPWGGGAPAPPPPPWGGGAPPPPPPPGGGGAPPPPPPPGGGGAPAPPPPPGGHAPAPPGPPGGGPPPPPPLGSKGGAVAPPDPRGLSAGRGRGLTRSATTAPRRSSLKPLHWSKVTRALQGSLWEELQRYGETQIASEFDVTEIETLFSATVPKPADGGKSRRKSAGSKTDKVHLIDLRRANNTEIMLTKVKMPLPDMMAAVLAMDESVLDVDQVENLIKFCPTKEEMELLKGYTGDKDNLGKCEQYFLELMKVPRVESKMKVFSFKIQFGSQVWCYQNLRRV; encoded by the exons ATGGCGCTGTTCAGAAGGTTCTTTTACAGGAAGCCGCCGGATCGGCTTCTTGAGATATCCGAGAGAGTCTATG TGTTCGATTGTTGCTTCTCCACGGAAGtgttggaagaagaagaatataaGGTCTACTTGGATGGCATTGTAGCACAGTTACAGAGCCACTTTCCTGATGCGTCTTTCATGGTTTTCAACTTTACAGAAGGTGGTAAGCGAAGTCAAGTTTCTGATGTACTGAGTCAGTATGACATGACAGTTATGGACTATCCTCGGCAATATGAGGGATGTCCTTTATTGCCATTGGAGATGGTTCACCACTTCCTTCGATCAAGTGAAAGCTGGTTGTCGCTGCAGGGTCAACAGAATGTGTTATTGATGCATTGTGAAAGGGGAGGATGGCCTGTTCTTGCATTCATGCTAGCTGGTCTTCTGTTGTACAGAAAACAGTACAGTGGGGAGCAGAAGACTCTTGAAATGGTCTACAAGCAAGCTCCTAAGGAACTTCTCCATCTCTTATCTCCTTTAAACCCTCAGCCTTCCCAGCTGAGATATCTTCAATACATTTCCAGGAGAAACTTAGGTTCTGATTGGCCTCCAGCAGATACACCCCTAGTTTTGGATTGTTTAATACTTAGAGTTCTACCTCTTTTTGACGGGGGAAAAGGGTGTAGGCCTCTTGTGCGTGTCTATGGTCAAGACCCCTCAATACCGGCCAATAGAACTTCAAagcttttattttcaacatcTATCAACAGAAAACATATCCGAAACTACCAACAG GAAGAGTGTATGCTGGTGAAAGTTGATATTAATTGCCATATTCAAGGGGACGTAGTTGTTGAATGCATCCATTTGGATGAAGATCTAGTACACGAGAAGATGATGTTTAGAGTTATGTTTCACACAACATTTGTTAgatcaaatattataatgcTGAACCGTGATGAAGTTGATGTTTTATGGGATGCAAGGGACCAGCTCCCTAAGGACTTCAGAGTTGAG GCACTCTTTTTGGGTGCTGATGCTGATGTCGTTGTCCCCAATCTTACCACAACctttgatgatgaagatgaatatGAAGCTGGAGTTGCTTCTCCTGAAGAATTTTTTGAGGTTGAAGAGATTTTCAGTAATGCAATGGATGGGCAGGAAGCAAAGGGATCCTATCATCCTCAATTGATCAATCGTGCAGACCGTAAAGCAGATTGGAAGGAGGACTTTGATCCGCCTGCATTCCAAGATTGTGCTACTGATGATGGAAATCTCAAGCATGTGAAGAAATCAGATTTTGATGCAGTGAAGGACATTGCTGTGGATGATGTGAAGTACAAGCTggatgaaaatatatattccgACCTTAATGCTGTTAAGGACATTGCTGTGGATGATGGGGATATGAATTCAAATTCCTTCCTGGTTGCTGCTGCTAATGTCTTGACTCATGTGAAAGCCCAGGGGTTGGTAGATGCCGCATATGGAAAAGTTgaagataatgaagaaaaggATGATGGAAGAGATGCTGCACCTGCGAAATTGGAAAACAAGGTTCTTCAGAAAAAGCTGAGTGCTGATGGTTCTAGacaaaaatctgaaaaattgcAAACACCAATCCCCAAGAAACAGCCTATTCCAAGTGGAAAACCTACCACTGATATGGTTTCAGCCAAACAGAAAGTCAAACAACAAGAGACTCAAGGTTTTTCTGCAAAACAAGCAAAGCCGAATGCAGCTTCTAGGTGGATTCCTCCTAACAAAGGCTCTTATATGAACTCTATGCATGTATCCTATCCTCCTTCAAGATATAACAGTGCCCCAGCTGCTTTGGCCAGTATTGCACCATCAAAGGATACAAGTGCAAATTCCAAAACAAAGGGTGCTGCCACCCTTGATTCTCTGGTTTctacatatttatttagtgaACGAAAAGATCAAAAAGTGGATTCTGTAAGGTCTTCACACTCTGCACCTGGGGAACTCATGCATGGCGCACCATCTCCAGTTGAGTCAATTGAGGAAGCAGATTCTTCCTCTGAAACTCCAAAACCATCACAAAGTGATTCACAACTTGAAGTAACACCTCCTCCCCTTCCCACAAAACCTCCATCTCCACATTTACCATCACTCCCCAGGGCAAATGCAATAcctcctccacctcctccaCCACCCCCATCCTTGCACCATATGGAGTCGACATACTCTGTTCCACCACTTTCTGTGTCTTTAGCACCACCACCCATTGCTAACTCATCAAAGGCAGCGACTCCCCCTCTCCCTCCCCCTCCTCCATTCAGTAGGCAGAACAGTGAGATGCTTTTGCCCATTTCTTCTACACAGTCATCATGGGAGCAAAGATATTCTTCTGTTTCTAGTGTAAAGGTGGCTGGTTCTGTACCTCCTCCACCTGCACCCCCATCTCGACCTCGACCTCACTCTCTGGCCATGCCATCTACATTAAAGAATATTGCAAGTATTCCTCGTGTACCTGTTGTATCTCCTCCTTCAGCATTTCTTTCATTGGCATATAAAGGTATTTTGCTATCATCACCCCCACCTCCCCCTCTTTCTAGGATACATGAACTACTTGCTCCACCATCTTCACCACACCTGCCTGCTCCAATATGTGGTGGTAAAACACCCCCACCTATTACTTCAGTTCATAGTGCACCCCCACCCCCATCAATGCAAGGGGCACTTCCTTCACCATCTCCAGGGGAAGGAACTCCACCCCCACCCACGCATGGTGTATCTCCAACACTACCTTTATTACATGGAGCACCACAGCCTCCCTCACCACCTCCTCCCCCACCACCTTCAATTTATGGAgcacctcctcctccacccCTTCCAATGTTTGGAGCACCCCCTCCTTTGATCCCTCCCATGCAAATGCAGAGGAGACCTCCAACACCTCCTCCATCGCCTCCAATGCATGGGTCTCCTCCACCAATGAATGCAACTCCACCGCCTCCCATACGTGGGGcttctccaccacccccaCCTCCACTAATGCATGTGGCTCCTCTACCATCGCCACCGCCACCAATGCTTGGGAatcctcctccacctccacctccacctccaccaaTGCACGGGAATCCTCCACCACCCCTGCCACCTCCACCAATGCATGGTGCTCCTCCACCACCCCCGCCACCTCCACCAATGCATGGGAATCCTCCACCACCCTCGCCACCTCCACCAATGCATGGTACTCCGCCACCACCCTCGCCACCTCCACCAATGCATGGGAATCCTCCACCACCTACCCCTCCACCCCCACCGCCACCCTCAGCCGGGGATGGTGGAGCCCCTCCACCACCTCCGCCACCCGGGGGTGGTGGAGTCCCCGTACCCCCTCCGCCACCCTGGGGTGGTGGAGCTCCCGCACCCCCTCCGCCACCCTGGGGTGGTGGAGCTCCCGCACCCCCTCCGCCACCCTGGGGTGGTGGGGCTCCCCcacctcctccaccacctGGGGGTGGTGGGGCTCCCCCACCCCCTCCACCACCTGGGGGCGGTGGAGCTCCTGCACCCCCTCCTCCTCCAGGTGGTCATGCTCCAGCCCCACCTGGACCTCCAGGTGGTGGacctcctccacctccaccactAGGTTCAAAAGGAGGAGCTGTTGCACCTCCTGACCCAAGAGGTTTGTCTGCTGGAAGGGGGCGTGGGCTAACACGCTCAGCTACTACTGCACCTCGAAGGTCCTCCTTGAAGCCTCTACATTGGAGCAAGGTTACAAGAGCTCTGCAAGGGAGCTTATGGGAAGAACTACAGAGATATGGCGAGACTCAAAT TGCATCAGAGTTTGATGTGACCGAGATAGAGACTCTCTTTTCTGCAACTGTTCCCAAACCTGCTGATGGAGGCAAATCTCGAAGGAAGTCTGCTGGATCCAAAACTGACAAAGTTCATCTG ATTGACCTCAGAAGAGCTAACAACACTGAAATTATGCTCACCAAAGTAAAGATGCCACTTCCTGATATGATG GCTGCAGTGCTAGCAATGGACGAATCAGTATTAGACGTTGATCAGGTGGAAAATCTCATAAAGTTTTGTCCTACGAAGGAGGAGATGGAACTTCTTAAG
- the LOC111793864 gene encoding uncharacterized protein LOC111793864, with protein sequence MSDPSDGVETPMEATSSSPSPTRSRGGPRQSGSGNGNERPRFFDTKAKAICWAKADTVPGRHPERWRKDAAGNVVCKRFCNCQGCLCFEYDHIVPFSKGGESTADNCQILQTRVNRFKSDKDDVDTSQLKGYSCDVKFTDKELDIIEMAVYGDVIRPGNQCRCRTVSEMLGQYKSKDRLAPCKLPYNEDSS encoded by the exons ATGTCCGATCCGTCGGACGGCGTCGAAACTCCCATGGAAGCTACTTCCAGCTCGCCGTCACCGACTCGTTCCCGCGGCGGACCTAGACAGAGTGGCTCCGGAAATGGGAACGAAAGGCCTAGATTTTTCGACACAAAAGCGAAAGCCATATGTTGGGCCAAGGCCGATACTGTCCCCGGACGACATCCCGAGCGGTGGCGTAAGGACGCCGCTGGTAATGTCGTCTGCAAGCGCTTCTGCAACTGCCAGGGATGCCTCTGCTTCGAGTATGATCACATAGTCCCCTTCTCAAAAG GCGGCGAATCCACGGCGGATAATTGCCAGATTCTTCAGACGAGAGTAAACAGATTCAAATCGGATAAAGACGATGTTGATACGTCTCAGTTGAAAGGCTATTCATGTGATGTCAAGTTTACCG ATAAGGAGCTTGACATAATTGAAATGGCTGTTTATGGAGATGTAATCCGGCCAGGAAACCAGTGTCGTTGCAGAACAGTTTCTGAAATGCTCGGCCAATATAAATCCAAAGACCGCTTGGCCCCTTGTAAGTTGCCATATAATGAAGATTCTTCGTAA